AGCTGCAAGGAATTGCTGTATCTAAACCGAAAAAAATACAATCTTCAGTACTTATTGTCAAAGCGATCGCATCTTCATTGACTTCATAAGCAGTAAATAAACTTGCTACCAAATCTCGAATGTATTCACCAAAATTAATCCTTGCTAAGTCTTGAGATTGATACAACTTTTCATGAACGAGAGCCATTGATGCAATCCGCTGCTGGCTTTGTTGAAATATTACCAAATCGTCTTTGTCTTTGATATAGGCAGATTGCAAGTTTAGCAGACTGGAAATAACCTGTAAATTATTTTTGACCCGATGATAAATTTCTTTTAATAACACCTCTTTCTCTAATAGTGATGCTTTAATTTGCTCCTCCCACTGCTTGCGTTCGCGCTGCGCGGCTTTCCGTTCGCTAATGTCTTCGACCACAGAAATAAAATATTTTGGCTCCCCATTAGATTCACGCATTAAAGACACAGTGAGATTAACCCAAACTATGGAATTATCTTTGCGAAAATAGCGCTTTTCCATCGAGTAAGTTTGAATATTATCTGCTAAAATCTGCTCAACATATTTCAGGTTAGTATTAAGATCGTCCGGGTGAGTAATATCTTGGAAAGTTAACAACTGTAGTTCTTTGAGTGTGTAACCGAGAATATCGCAAAGCTTCTGATTAACTAACAACCAGCTTCCATCGATTGCGACATGGGCAATGCCAACAGCAGCTTGATGGAATGCAGCCCGAAATCGCTGTTCGCTCTCTCGCAATGCTTCTTCTATTCGCTGGCGTTCAGTAATTTCTGTCTGTAATGATTCGTTGATTCTTGTTAACTCTGCTGTCCTTTCCTCAACCATACTTTCTAATTGGTTAAGTAGGCTATTTAGTCTCTCCTCTGCTTGCTTGCGATCGGTAATATCAGTATGTGAACCTGCCATTCGTACTACATTACCATCTTCATCCCACAGTGCTTGCCCTCGATCTAAAATCCATTTATGGGTGCCATCTTTACATAAAACTCGATACTCAGTAATGTAAAACGGTGTTTTCTGAGCAAAGTGATCTTGAACCGCTTGTTTCACCCACTCAATATCGTTCGGATGCACTCGTGTCAAGCATTCATCTAAATTGTTAGAAATTTCGTGGTTTTCATAACCGAGCATTTCTTTCCAGCGAGCCGAGAAGAAAACTTCATTGGTTTTAACATTCCAGTCCCAAATTCCATCATTATTGCCTCGCAAAGCTAATTGCCAGCGTTGTTCACTTTCCCTCAACACTTCCTCTGTCCGTATGCGTTCAGCAATTTCTTTTGCTAGTTGGTAGTTTGCAGCCTCTAGTTGGGCAGGACTTGGTATAGCTAGCACCTGTGGCATTAATGACACAAGCTCTATAGCCGTTAATACCGAGACAAAAGCAGTGATAGCTTTGATTAACCCTGATAGCCAATAGGTAGGATACCAAAGCGTCCATACATCCATTAAATGAGTTGTGCCACAAGCAACTATGAATGTACCAAACATTAGGAATATCCAGCCGAAAGGCATATCTCGCCGTTTACGAACAAAATAAACCAGCATCACTGGAATTGAATAATAAGCAAGTCCAGTTAACACATCTGAAATCAGATGCAACCACACCAATCCTGGTTTCCAGAGGTAGCAATGTCCGTGGGGAATAAACTGGCTAGTAGAGAAAAAATTATTTAAAAATTCCATTATAAAAACCTACAAACCTACATATTGCACAATTCTTCACCAAAGCCTGAAGTGCGAAAGAAGAGTTTTTAACCTCAGACCTCTTATAGATGCGTATACGCCTAGAGAGTGGCTCTCATATTTTAAAGGAGAACTAGGTTTGGCATTTCTCAGAGTTTTACTGTACTAATTTTAGACTAGATCGATTATTAGCTTGAGCTTCTATATTCTGTATTCGTCATCTTTTCTGAGTTTTTTAATCTGAATAATATAAGATTTATTAAAATTAAAGTACCGCGATCGCTTTGGTTATTGTTACCGGATATCCTCTGAAATC
This portion of the Nostoc sp. GT001 genome encodes:
- a CDS encoding PAS domain S-box protein, whose protein sequence is MVEERTAELTRINESLQTEITERQRIEEALRESEQRFRAAFHQAAVGIAHVAIDGSWLLVNQKLCDILGYTLKELQLLTFQDITHPDDLNTNLKYVEQILADNIQTYSMEKRYFRKDNSIVWVNLTVSLMRESNGEPKYFISVVEDISERKAAQRERKQWEEQIKASLLEKEVLLKEIYHRVKNNLQVISSLLNLQSAYIKDKDDLVIFQQSQQRIASMALVHEKLYQSQDLARINFGEYIRDLVASLFTAYEVNEDAIALTISTEDCIFFGLDTAIPCSLIIHELVSNSLKYAFPKDRNGAINIEIKKTINNNLILIVSDNGIGLPPNFDFQKNASLGWELVDALTHQLAGNINITGSTGVECQVTFPLP